A stretch of the Streptomyces lydicus genome encodes the following:
- a CDS encoding pRL2-11: MAQTKFDKQVEETAESIAFGIGRFLSGRPMDGVKRTDATFWRSGTRVLPKVEGRVSRSSYRAGWKRLTFRISALAAAGAGGYQAGWVHQDATVATAQEIWADPDPALAALEQTGIAAASTAAVGTAAYLMLTRKRRELMREWVIPLHEALALPLRLPEQTDPRRYLHIPRNFSEDDAVIRVDVPGRLDFSKDLVADIIATKLALEGVTFSWHLAGRETYVTVKKTRKPPAKAAFKDPKVREMVAAAKESAPIIGIGSAGRIVTVDLDAESPHILVNASTGGGKSVTLRCIACQMLHHGSLVFVLDTKRISHPWANGIDGVTYCRDIADIHDQLIALGMEGRRRTRVADELGIDADPKAIGPRLLILLEEVNATMKQLARYWERIRESGDPKVSPAVDALNEILYMGRQLRMHVLLVAQSATARALGGPEVREQFSTRILARYSVNAWRMLAPEVHPAPKSTKHPGRAQVVSGGSARETQVLFFTEAEARQWATTGKKAAATDQTGPVQLHKPPSDSLADAWSTTAPDLTPAPEQPASGELLAETWNPTPTPAPAADPGEPEADTTAPPAAPAPADDDQAVGLRQAAEHHLPGITLAALRFARANDPAFPGSADKRGAELLYRVGALKKWARNRPRAATGTTDLD, encoded by the coding sequence ATGGCACAGACGAAGTTCGACAAGCAGGTGGAAGAGACCGCCGAATCCATCGCGTTCGGCATCGGCCGGTTCCTGTCCGGCCGACCGATGGACGGGGTGAAGCGGACCGACGCGACGTTCTGGCGATCGGGCACCAGGGTCCTGCCGAAGGTCGAAGGCCGCGTCTCCCGTTCCTCCTACCGCGCCGGGTGGAAGCGTCTGACCTTCCGCATCAGCGCGCTGGCCGCCGCCGGTGCGGGCGGCTACCAGGCCGGGTGGGTTCACCAGGACGCCACCGTCGCCACCGCCCAGGAGATATGGGCCGACCCGGATCCTGCGCTCGCCGCGCTGGAGCAGACCGGCATCGCCGCGGCGTCGACCGCGGCCGTCGGGACCGCCGCGTACCTGATGCTCACCCGCAAGCGCCGGGAGCTGATGCGGGAGTGGGTGATCCCACTGCATGAAGCCCTCGCGCTGCCACTGAGGCTGCCGGAGCAGACCGACCCGCGCCGCTACCTCCACATCCCGCGCAACTTCTCCGAGGACGACGCGGTGATCCGCGTGGACGTGCCGGGCCGACTGGACTTCTCCAAGGACCTGGTCGCCGACATCATCGCCACCAAGCTCGCCCTGGAGGGCGTCACCTTCTCCTGGCACCTGGCGGGCCGCGAGACGTACGTGACGGTCAAGAAGACCCGCAAGCCCCCGGCCAAGGCCGCCTTCAAGGACCCCAAGGTGCGCGAGATGGTGGCCGCCGCCAAGGAGTCCGCGCCCATCATCGGGATCGGCTCCGCAGGGCGGATCGTCACCGTCGACCTGGACGCGGAGTCCCCGCACATCCTGGTCAACGCCTCCACGGGGGGCGGCAAGTCGGTGACCCTGCGGTGCATCGCCTGCCAGATGCTCCACCACGGCTCGCTCGTGTTCGTCCTCGACACCAAGCGGATCTCCCACCCGTGGGCCAACGGCATCGACGGTGTCACCTACTGCCGCGACATCGCCGACATCCACGACCAACTCATCGCCCTCGGCATGGAAGGCCGGCGCCGCACCCGCGTCGCCGACGAACTGGGCATCGACGCCGACCCCAAGGCCATCGGCCCGCGGCTGCTGATCCTCCTCGAGGAGGTCAACGCGACGATGAAGCAGCTGGCCCGCTACTGGGAGCGGATCCGCGAGTCCGGCGACCCGAAGGTCTCCCCGGCCGTCGACGCGCTCAACGAGATCCTCTACATGGGCCGCCAACTGCGCATGCACGTCCTCCTGGTCGCCCAGTCCGCCACCGCCCGCGCCCTCGGCGGCCCGGAGGTCCGCGAGCAGTTCTCCACCCGCATCCTCGCCCGCTACAGCGTCAACGCCTGGCGGATGCTCGCCCCCGAGGTCCACCCCGCGCCGAAGTCCACCAAGCACCCCGGCCGCGCCCAAGTCGTCAGCGGCGGCTCCGCGCGGGAGACGCAGGTCCTCTTCTTCACCGAGGCCGAAGCCCGCCAGTGGGCCACCACCGGCAAGAAGGCCGCGGCCACCGACCAGACCGGCCCAGTGCAGCTGCACAAGCCGCCCTCCGACTCCCTCGCCGACGCCTGGTCCACCACCGCCCCCGACCTCACGCCTGCCCCCGAGCAGCCCGCGAGCGGGGAACTGCTCGCCGAAACCTGGAACCCCACCCCGACTCCGGCTCCAGCCGCCGACCCGGGCGAGCCCGAAGCCGACACCACAGCGCCGCCGGCGGCCCCGGCCCCGGCCGACGACGACCAGGCGGTGGGACTGCGCCAGGCCGCCGAACACCACCTGCCCGGCATCACCCTGGCCGCGCTGCGCTTCGCCCGCGCCAACGACCCGGCCTTCCCCGGCTCGGCCGACAAGCGCGGCGCCGAACTCCTCTACCGCGTCGGCGCCCTCAAGAAGTGGGCCCGCAACCGGCCCCGCGCCGCCACCGGCACCACCGACCTCGACTGA
- a CDS encoding HD domain-containing protein, which produces MADDTAKGTASFISEMGVLKRVARTGWWFTGNKAPESVAEHSFRVGVIGSVLAMMEGADPARVALMCLFHDSQETRVGDIPHIGRRYIKAAPNGEVTADQVANAHPAVRTGVQSAVDEYEAGETPEAVVARDADKLECLVQAVEYREQGYSLTQNWIDTSLASLKTPSAKALADAALSMDSLQWQKNFLP; this is translated from the coding sequence ATGGCCGACGACACCGCCAAGGGCACCGCGAGCTTCATCTCAGAGATGGGCGTGCTCAAGCGCGTCGCACGGACCGGCTGGTGGTTCACCGGCAACAAGGCCCCGGAGTCCGTGGCGGAGCACTCCTTCCGCGTCGGGGTGATCGGCTCGGTGCTCGCCATGATGGAGGGCGCCGACCCGGCCCGGGTCGCGCTGATGTGCCTGTTCCACGACAGCCAGGAGACGCGGGTCGGGGACATCCCGCACATCGGCCGGAGGTACATCAAGGCGGCCCCGAACGGTGAGGTGACCGCCGACCAGGTCGCCAACGCCCACCCGGCCGTCCGCACCGGGGTGCAGAGCGCGGTCGATGAGTACGAGGCCGGCGAAACCCCGGAGGCGGTCGTCGCCCGCGATGCCGACAAGCTCGAATGCCTGGTCCAGGCGGTGGAGTACCGGGAGCAGGGCTACAGCCTCACCCAGAACTGGATCGACACCAGCCTCGCCTCGCTCAAGACGCCGTCCGCGAAGGCCCTTGCGGACGCCGCGCTGAGCATGGACTCGCTCCAGTGGCAGAAGAACTTCCTGCCCTGA
- a CDS encoding helix-turn-helix domain-containing protein, with product MSGFVLRLVRESMPRTQAALAEVLGVDVETLQGWESGRRPLANMRAGALLELRRRLPALGGDVALVPWLEAAMDADRIIAAGLDGEVGGPHPLAGWVHTRNTAHMLAWALNGTVPPALAGRLPRPRRGPVAVAPQLAAADRALFFDHLRGTTEAAAQQGEGGVLLHRQALYLSSYDRGPDAAAWTAHTLHWRRDVLARRGWSPHWAEARSTATALARLGDPQPLLDFIDRALADDDTAEAANLNYWALWLGALPLPQPDDAFMRNRDLSGWDPVTLLRGLARGLHLAPGYVDLYAHSLWALLTAFPWLAQAAGPLSGPLHEQAGQLLDGAALSARSRRELAHVHYVFDHNR from the coding sequence GTGAGCGGGTTCGTGCTGCGCCTGGTCCGCGAGTCGATGCCACGCACGCAGGCCGCTCTGGCGGAGGTCCTGGGCGTGGACGTGGAGACACTGCAGGGCTGGGAGTCGGGACGGCGCCCGTTGGCGAACATGCGGGCCGGGGCGCTGCTGGAGCTACGCAGGCGGCTGCCGGCGCTTGGTGGGGACGTGGCGCTGGTGCCGTGGCTGGAAGCGGCGATGGACGCGGACCGGATCATCGCGGCCGGGCTGGACGGCGAGGTCGGCGGGCCGCACCCGCTCGCCGGGTGGGTGCACACCCGGAACACCGCGCACATGCTGGCCTGGGCGCTGAACGGGACCGTTCCGCCGGCGCTCGCCGGACGCTTACCCCGGCCCCGGCGCGGTCCGGTCGCCGTCGCGCCGCAGCTGGCGGCCGCGGACCGGGCGCTGTTCTTCGACCACCTGCGGGGCACGACCGAGGCGGCGGCCCAGCAGGGCGAGGGCGGGGTGCTGCTGCACCGCCAGGCGCTCTACCTCTCCTCGTACGACCGGGGGCCGGACGCGGCTGCGTGGACCGCGCACACCCTCCACTGGCGCCGTGACGTGCTGGCCCGGCGGGGCTGGTCGCCGCATTGGGCGGAGGCCCGCTCCACCGCCACCGCGCTCGCCCGCCTCGGAGACCCGCAGCCGCTGCTGGACTTCATCGACCGCGCCCTGGCCGACGACGACACCGCGGAAGCCGCGAACCTCAACTACTGGGCGCTGTGGCTGGGGGCGTTGCCGCTGCCGCAACCGGACGACGCGTTCATGCGGAACCGGGACCTGTCGGGCTGGGATCCGGTGACCCTGCTGCGCGGACTTGCCCGCGGCCTGCACCTCGCACCCGGCTACGTCGATCTGTACGCGCACTCGCTGTGGGCGCTGCTGACCGCGTTCCCGTGGCTGGCGCAGGCCGCCGGTCCGCTGTCCGGGCCGCTGCACGAGCAAGCCGGCCAACTTCTGGACGGGGCAGCGCTGTCGGCGAGATCGCGGCGCGAGCTGGCCCACGTCCATTACGTTTTCGATCACAACCGCTGA